ttctccctctcccactccccctgcttgtattccttttctcactgtctttatctctctgtcagataaataaaatctttaaaaaaataaaaataaaaatcctttctaGTCTTTTATGTGGGTGAATGGGATTCGTTGGTCTATGATTTAAAATCCCATTGTTTCCTATTTGGGAAAGTTAGGGTTATATCCGCCTTTTCCCAGGCTATAGTTCATAGATTTTTCTTAGATCACCAAGAGTAATTCTGTAGTtacatttgcaaattctttcaaaattttgaatCTAAGCATTTAAAACTCAGGTACCTATTACTTGGCGTTCTCTTATCACTACCAGTTTGAACTTCAGTGCTGCCTTAATGATGATTGCTACGCCCTTCCAATTTGAAAATCAAAGTGGTAACTTAGCCAAAGTTTGAGGACTTGAGGGCATGGACGCCAACCTTAATGCGTGAATATACAGCCTTAAATTATTTACCAGTCTATACATGTTGTCCGTCTCTTTGTCTACCACCAGCAGCGAAGTCTGATCTCCTCCCTTTCTAATCATTTCCACCACACTGTCATGATCCAGGGATTCCACAGATTGGCCGTTGACAGCGACTAACAGGTCATTGTTCCTCAAGCCAGCTTCCTCTGCCGGACTTCCGGAATCTATGTCCTTGATGACTTGACCTACCCTCcccaaaagtgaaataaaattatcaGAAAAAACCCTAAATTAAGCTGTAGAATTTCTCTGCTGGGACCCATTTATTTTATCAGATAAGATAGATTTAAAAGTCATTCTGAATACTactgcccctcccaccagcatCCAAGGAAGATGATAAGCACACCATCCAGCCACATTCCCTGCCCACAACTTACTCCAGGAACAAACTCAGCCATTAATGATGAACggatcttaaagaaaagaatcatGTTGTAACTAAACACATCTGAGACATAATCTTGACAAAACTGCATGCTAAGCATTAAGAGTGAGCAAGTTCCCAGGAAGTCAGTGAGCATCCTTGTACCCATATATCTTATGTAGATGCTAAGCCATTAAGATGgggcagaaagaagaaagaagaacaaaaccaaagaacTCAGAGCCTAAGAAACACATGCTGGCATTTTAGTAGCAATTGGATGTATTCAACTATGAATGTGCTCGTGTGTGCGTGCCTCAAAGATGCATATTTACCCTTCCTCTCCTCACTTGAACTGCCGTAACCAGATGCTTTTAGATCTCTCACACTTTTTTTGTTCCTCCCACTATTTTAACAAGCTCGTTTCACTTTTCCAGCTTGCTGCTGGGCATCTCCAAGTTGATAGCCCATAGTCCCCTCAAATGTAACGTGTTCAAACCAAAAgtctctctgcccatctcccccATCCCAAAGCTCCTCCTCTCGGTCACCTATTCATGAAAGCACCATCACCCCAGTCACTGACATCAATTCTTCCACAGTATCCACTCCCCGTATTCCAATCAACTGCTAGGTCATTTGATGCTACCTTAATGTTTGACACATCTCTTCTCTGGTCCCACTTCTTCTCCCTAAACGCATTTCATCTAGTTCCTGCCTGAAATCTACCTAGCGACTACCGCACCTTACCAACAGCTCTCCCTGTCCCTAATCCTTGCTTTCTCCAATGCAGGTCTGCCTTCAGATTCATCTTGATGCAATGTCTGACCAAGTCTTCCTGGTTACAACAGCACAAGCACAGACTCTAGAACGGAACAAGATCTAAATTTGATCCCAGTTAAACCATAACTCTTTGTCCTTATAATAATTCCTGTATCTTTTCCCAGCCCTCAGTTTCAGAAATTCTTCTTGCAGAATTATTAGGAGTAACGGAGATGTCTAAAGCCCCCAAGATGCTGCAGGCTTAATTTTTGTCTCTCACACTGTTGAAAAAGTTTTCACTCCCCATCAACTACAGAGCCAAGTTCAGACTCTTCAGCCTGGCATTAAAGGCCctcatcatctctttccaacctcccTTTCTGACATGCTTTTCTGTGCCACACATCAGATGCCGATCAAACTGCACCCACGTTTCCCTGCGTGGTTCACACAATCCTATCCTCATGGAATGGCCTTCGTTGTCCCCACACCATCTACTTGTTCAAATTCTATTCACACTACAAAGGCCTGAGCTCAGGTGCTATCTCTACCATGAGGCCTTCCAGTATTTTTTTAGTAGGAAAAATTTGCTCCAACCTTGAATTCCAATAGTACTCTACCCCTTATTATGGTGCCCCTCACCCTCCACCTTCAGTCATGGACATACGTGTTGTATCTCCTCTACTAAATAGTGGGCTCCTTGACTGAAGAATTCCTGTTTGAGTCACTTGATATTCTATAAGGCCCTGAGGATGTTTTTATATAATTCATCAAATGTTAATTTGAttcatattcatataaatatacacgatgaaaagaaaatagcaacGTATAGAACAACAGTTTGCTAATGGCCTGACCCTGCATTCCTTTATATAGTCAGCTTCCCTGTAAGGACCTTAATTCTTTCCCTGTTGAGTTAGAAGGAATCAGAAAGATTTCGGATACTATTTGATTCCCAGACCCCAACCCACACCCCTTACTCAGATCCAGAACTAATTCTGCTCCAGACTTCTCAACTTTGCACGCTAGGACAGCACATTCGTGGCTTGAAATCAGGTATATTGGGAGTATTTTCACcacaaaaatataaaccaaaaaaatcaacaaatgctaCAAATTagggcattttttttcccaagagcaAAGTACAGCATACTACTGCCCAGATCCAAAATTCTGCCTCATCATTCTGCTAAGGATACCTTGAGATCCCCATGGCCCCCATGGAAAATGATCCAGCTATGCTCTCTAGTCTCTCGCTGTCCCCTCAGCAGCGGGTAGGGACTTGGGGGCCTAAAAGAACTCCGGAGTCAGAGTGGCTGAAGAACTAGATGGTTATACCACCAAGTTTTCTATTCTTCTAGTACCTTACCCTTCTGTTCTGGGCCTGCCCTTAGATAGAAACCATAGCCATTGCTTCCCTTCTTCATCTCCACAACCCGGGGCTGGTGGGGTAGCAATTTCAAactggctgtctctctcttgaattttatcttctgctcagcatggagcttgtCAGTCTCCTTGTCCACCAGCAGGAACATGACACGGCTTCCAGAGTTCTTCACCTGCAACAGCACACACAGGTAAGACCGACAGCCACCTCCAAGAACAGTGTGGGAAGCAGGAAAGTTTCTTCCTGGAGGCACACAGTCTCTGGACTCGGTAGAAAATAATGGAATGTAAGGCCCAAGTTTAAACTATGATACTCTTTCCTACCATCTCACTGGTCAACACTATCTCCATGTCCATAACTGTGTCTGCCTTTGCTAAGTGTGACCTCACCCACACAGATGCTAACGGAATCCAAGTGAGAGCTAGAATTCAGAAAACCCAGAAAGGTACTTAAGCGAGGTTCTTAAGTCTAGAAAAGGAGCTTGGAAAAGCATGAAAAGGTCTACTTTGAAAAATTATTCTACCAAGAGAAGATCAAGTTGGTCAGTTTTCAAGGTTCCATATGACCACAAAGGAAAACCTCAGAGGGCTATCCATGTGTCAGGGAACTGTGCTGGAACATAAGATTTGGGGCAACATGTCTTCCAATACCCTCTCTGTGTAGCTTTCTATCCATCACCACATTGGTTATCTGCCAGCTcgtattaaaacattttattagaaCACTGACTTTGTTATAAATTAGGAGGGGGCTCCCAATCAGGTACAAATAAGATCCAAAAGCTAAAGGTAACAATACTTTAGAATGCTTTTCTCCAAGAACCTGAAACCAGCAAAGGCCTTATTCCAGAAGCCCATGTTAACACTGCTGACACCACTAGTGTGTCTGGACCCTCTTAATGCAAAGGGTTGGTTAACCTCTCATCACTATAATCCTCCCATCATAAATTGCCATTCGTGTCTTCCTGTCACTTCCAGTAAGAGTAGAGTGAAAAGTAAGGAAAGTCCCCTTTGGGCTGTACCTTTGCCACCACTTCCTCGTGGCTGGCATCTTCCACATTCTCTCCGTTCACTTCAATCAAGTGATCCCCAGCCAGGACACCAGCTTTCATAGCCACACCTTGAGGCGTTATATCGGTCATATACACTCCCTTTTTACCTGAAAGGGCATGGACAAGCATTACAACTCTATTTCATGGAAAGTCCAATTATAAAGGGTTTTCTCCCAAAAATGCAAAATTACAACTTCCGATTTTTAGGCTAACTCAAATAGCCTGGGGCTTCTGATCTGGAATTAAAATTATAGCTCCTGGCACAAAGCTTGACACGGATGTTGATTGGTTGGTCTCTATTAATCCGAGTACAATTTCTGAGCCCAGCTGAATGCAAGGAAGGAATCTCAGAGGGCAGTGGCCTCTTGAGGCAGAAAGCACCAAGCTGTGCCCGTGCTGCTTCATTGTGCCTTACTCCCATTCTTTGCCTTTGTGGAATTAGAAGGCTTCTGTTCCACTCTGTCCTCTTTAATTAGTACTATCGCCAACCATTCGTGACCAGTGAAGTCACGAAATCTCACTCATACCGGCTTAAGAGAACAGAGGCGCAGAAGGGCGGGCACACACAGTCAGTCTGGATTAATAGATGATGTGACTTAGGTGCTTCTTATAGAAATGCTGCCAATTCTTTCAAAATACTAATATTTCAACCTGGTCAAAGGGTAACTTCATAAAGACAAAATAAGTGAGACATTTTCTTTATAAAGCTAATCGAAACCATTTATTATGTATACTAGCGCAAGAGTCCAAGGAGTAGAACCTGAATTATGATAACTTTTACACCAATTTGCTGATAATGGACTTCTATGAAACGCCCAGCTTCCCTTGACCACCTTTCTCATGTTTAATAATGGACAAACTtaagaagtacatttttttaaagattttatttatttatttgacagacaagagatcacaagtaggcagagaggtaggcagagagaggaagggaagcaggctccctgctgagcagagatcctgatgtgggacttgatcccaggaccctgagatcatgacccaagctgaggacagaagatttaacccactgagccacccagacgccccgagaAGTACCTCTTATAGCTACTTTACATCACTTGCAATAGGTTAAATAAGACTCGGAAACAATTTATGTCTACTATTGCTCGGCTCTTTATGATTTACTCAATTATGACCCGTGCTTCTCCAGTAGCAGAAAGAACGTGGGAGGAGCAACATTCAAGGTCGAACCCGAAAGTCTTAATGTAGCCTCTGTGTCTCCTGCCTACATCACAGAGACACCATCACAGAACCACGGGCAACTGAGCAAAAGCCAGGCTGCATCTCTATTAATTCTAGAAACAGATCTTCTAGTACTTCTAGTACTTCCTGTCAGACAGAGGCACCTCAGAGCAGGGGAGGCTAGGCACTACTTCAGTGTCACAAGAGGGTGGGGACTAGTATAGCCTCCTCGGAAACTAGATCAGGGTCTGCCTCATCAACAGGTGCTCCAGAATTTGCCGAATAAAGGAGCATCTGGGCACTCAGAAGTGAAAAAGTAGCTATTCGAAAGTAGCTATGATGAAGAAtctcctttttcttgccttttctttcccttctcccctccctcctcaccctaaGGCACAAAGGAAAGAATAACAAAGAAGCATCAGCCCTCTCACCCTCTAGCCTCCAAGGCTCAGCCCAACAAACACTGGGGGACAGCAGTGCCCAgcgcccctccctgccctgggctgggTCCAGTGTTTTGATCCCTCATTGCGCAATTGTCAAAGCAAGGGaaaggccagggagggagggaggatgggagggagaagcTGCAGTTGGACAGCCAGAGCATCTGAAAAATCTGTCAAAGAAGTCATTAACCAATAATAATATCTTTCTTCAGGAAAGGCCACCCTTGAGCTCACCTTGGACAGTTTTCAGAGAGAAGCCGTAGCTGTTCCCCTCCTTCACCAGGTAGCAGAGCCGTGGCTGGGTCCAAGTCTGTGCTCCTTGGTTCACCACAGAGGGCAGTTTCTTATCATTCAAACTCGGCTCCTTCTGACTTTGACTCAACTCTTTCAAGTCTACCTGTTTTTTCATTGCTTTCTCATAGGAATTCCCATCCAGGACTAGCAAAGTCACTGAATTCCCACTCTTTCTGACTAGATCTACAacctaggaagaagaaaaagatcactTTAACCAAGAAGCCCCCATAGGGGATCCTCACCATCTGGCTCATTCTCTGCATCTAGAGATTCAGATTGCTGACCCCTGAAGCCCAAAGAGTCAGCAGATGGGGCTccagccatctgtaccccatccCTCCTAAGATCCAGGGGCACACTGGAGGGGACAGGGCTCTAGCACTGTTGTGGTTACAACAGTGTAACCTAGACTGTGGCCCAGTCCCAGCTGGGCTAATGGAAACAGCATGGCATAGTGGAAGGAACATCCACTAGGTGGTAGGGAGAACTGGGGCAGGTCAGACCATCCATGGGTTCGCTGCATGAACGCATGAGCAAGCAAAGTTCTCTGAGCAGCTGAGCCCTCTTCTGTGGCATGTGATATGGAAGCTCATGGGTTGTGATAAAGGTTCAACAAAATCATGAATATGAAATTGCCTAGCATAGTTCCTGGCATATAGCAAACATGATGCCTATGGACTCTGACACTATTCAATCTAGGAATAATTTTACAGTTCCCAGTTCATTGGAAGGGACTTGTGTAGCAGGCAGAAGGTAGGGCCATGAAGGGGTCTGCCTTGCCAGTGGCAGCTGGGAACTCTCCGCCGACCCCAAAAACTAATCAGTAGAGATGTGGGGACTAAAGAGATCCTGGAGGAAGAACACCAGATAGCCCACTCACCTGCATATGCTCTTCCTTGTCCACAAAGACACCATTGATCCTAAGAACTCGGTCTCCATCCTGGAGGCCCGCCTTCTCTGCCGGGCTCCCCTTCTCAACCACCCGGACCAGGTGGCCATCAGTGTCCTTCTCGATTCGCAGGAAGAAGCCATAGCTTTGCCCTTCTTGTTTAGACAGTTCACATTCTCGCGGATGGAAGGTGGAAGCCATTTCTGTGAtgaaaaacaaatggataaaccCATGGGAAAGAAAATCTGCTTGGAGATAGAACCCTTGTCCTCCATCCCCCATAATCCTATTCTTCTAACCATGCCAAACCTAGACTGCAGCCAACACTGGGGGCACAGGAGGCCACCTTCCGGGACTTGCTAATGATTTCCAAATCTATTCCCCAAGGGTGATCTCTTTATTTGAGTTTCAGACCCATGTATTTGGCTGCATCCTGGACCACAGATTTTTCAGTTTCAATAGGTCTAAGACTAAATTCTTCTCTGTCCcctgatctaaaaaaaaaaaaggagctctaAATACCTgacctaagaatttttttttaagattttatttatttatttgacagagagatcacaagcaggcagagagacaggcgggggtgcTGgtagaaacaggctccctgctgagcagagagcctgatgcaggactcgaccccaggaccctgggatcatgacctgagccgaaggcaggggcttaacccactgagccacccaggtgcccctgacctaaaaatttttaagaaaatccaaGCCCACTCTCATTCAAATAGGTGACAAGCCTCCCAAGGACTAGGACTTGAGGATAAATCTGTGGGCAAGACAGACCTATCCTTTGCCCCCATATCAGGGAGAATGTATTTTCACAACACATAGTGAATGATATGCTAGGAAAGAACGGATTTGATGAGGCAGAGTATAACAGAGGATGTTGAGAGTAGGGAATGGGACAGGCAGAATTAAGAATGGCCTCCTGGGAAAATGATTTTCCTAAGACCTGAAGGATGGGTGGGAGTCAGGTGAGGTAGGACAGGATCAGGAAGACCTCAAACAAGTAAGAACAAAGACACCAGCCCTCACAGCTGGCCTGATCTATTGGAGAGGAGATAGAAAAGCGGTTGACCAGGACCCTGAAGCTCTAGCCCAAGCAGAGTAGAGATGCCCCACAGAGAAAGAACTCCCGTGGCCAGGTCTGACTTCTCCCACCCGAAGCagcctctacttccatccatccTCCCCATCCTTTGGCCCCACTGCCAGAGCAAGGTCTTGGGCCACAGAAGAAAGGACAAGCGTGAAAACCACCAGCGTGTGCTTGGGCACCCACTTCCTACGGGGAAGGCTGCTGCTGGTGTCATCCATCTCTCCTGGCGGAAGCGTTTTCTTTCACAGGTGAATAAGAGTGGGGACCAGAACGGCTGGTGCCAGGCGGAGGcggggagcagaaggctggcctCTGCTGCTGCCACTGCCCGCAGGGCGAGCCATGTTTGGCTCGTCACAGTTGCCTACCAGTAAATCGGAGAATAAACcgtctgtcccttccctcctagagggacagggacagatgagcatggagggtggggtggaggagagaCAGCAAAGTGCTCCAGGCTCCCTAGCAGCCACAGCACAGTGATTCCAGATAGCCATCTCTGACCTTCATgcccacagagacacacagtaCAAACTAGGCAGAAAGGCTCCCACTGCCTGACAG
This Neovison vison isolate M4711 chromosome 2, ASM_NN_V1, whole genome shotgun sequence DNA region includes the following protein-coding sequences:
- the PDZK1 gene encoding Na(+)/H(+) exchange regulatory cofactor NHE-RF3, whose product is MASTFHPRECELSKQEGQSYGFFLRIEKDTDGHLVRVVEKGSPAEKAGLQDGDRVLRINGVFVDKEEHMQVVDLVRKSGNSVTLLVLDGNSYEKAMKKQVDLKELSQSQKEPSLNDKKLPSVVNQGAQTWTQPRLCYLVKEGNSYGFSLKTVQGKKGVYMTDITPQGVAMKAGVLAGDHLIEVNGENVEDASHEEVVAKVKNSGSRVMFLLVDKETDKLHAEQKIKFKRETASLKLLPHQPRVVEMKKGSNGYGFYLRAGPEQKGQVIKDIDSGSPAEEAGLRNNDLLVAVNGQSVESLDHDSVVEMIRKGGDQTSLLVVDKETDNMYRLAHFSPFLYYQSQELPNGSIKEAPAPMPAPTPPEVSSPDITEEVGDHKPKLCWLVKGENGCGFHLNAIQGQPGSFIKEVQKGGPAELAGLEDEDIIIEVNGVNVVDEPYEKVVERIQSSGKNVTFLVCGKKAYEYFQAKKIPIVSSMADPLDAPTDSKEETPAEPEHDSHMAKERAYSTASHSSSNSEDTEM